A part of Phoenix dactylifera cultivar Barhee BC4 chromosome 2, palm_55x_up_171113_PBpolish2nd_filt_p, whole genome shotgun sequence genomic DNA contains:
- the LOC103719589 gene encoding probable aquaporin PIP2-6 produces MSKEVSEEAGHASAKDYTDPPPAPLLDMGELRLWSFYRALIAEFVATLLFLYVTIATVIGYRVQSQNDQCGGVGYLGIAWAFGGMIFILVYCTAGISGGHINPAVTFGLFLARKVSLVRAVLYMVAQCLGAICGVGIVKGIMKPAYNSLGGGANEVAAGYSKGTALGAEIIGTFVLVYTVFSATDPKRNARDSHVPVLAPLPIGFAVFMVHLATIPITGTGINPARSLGAAVIYNQAKAWDDQWIFWVGPFAGALAAAAYHQYILRAAAIKALGSFRSNPHN; encoded by the exons atgtcGAAGGAGGTGAGCGAGGAGGCGGGGCATGCGTCGGCGAAGGACTACACGGATCCGCCGCCGGCGCCGCTGCTGGACATGGGGGAGCTCCGGCTGTGGTCCTTCTACCGTGCCTTGATCGCTGAgttcgtggccaccctcctcttcctctacgTCACCATCGCCACCGTCATCGGCTACAGGGTCCAGTCCCAGAACGACCAGTGCGGCGGCGTCGGGTACCTCGGCATCGCCTGGGCCTTCGGCGGCATGATCTTCATCCTCGTCTACTGCACCGCAGGCATCTCCG GGGGGCATATTAACCCGGCGGTGACGTTCGGGCTGTTTCTGGCGAGGAAGGTGTCGCTGGTGAGGGCGGTGCTTTACATGGTGGCGCAGTGCCTGGGGGCGATCTGCGGGGTGGGCATCGTCAAGGGTATCATGAAGCCCGCTTACAACTCCTTGGGCGGGGGAGCCAACGAGGTCGCTGCCGGCTACTCCAAGGGCACCGCCCTCGGCGCCGAGATCATCGGCACCTTCGTCCTCGTCTACACCGTCTTCTCCGCCACCGACCCCAAGCGCAACGCCCGTGACTCCCACGTCCCG GTCTTGGCTCCACTTCCCATCGGGTTCGCGGTGTTCATGGTGCACCTTGCCACCATTCCCATCACCGGGACCGGCATCAATCCGGCCAGGAGCTTGGGAGCTGCTGTCATCTACAACCAGGCCAAGGCCTGGGATGACCAG TGGATCTTCTGGGTGGGACCGTTCGCCGGGGCGTTGGCCGCGGCGGCGTACCACCAATACATCCTAAGAGCGGCGGCCATCAAGGCGCTGGGTTCGTTCAGGAGCAACCCCCACAACTGA